In Daucus carota subsp. sativus chromosome 4, DH1 v3.0, whole genome shotgun sequence, one DNA window encodes the following:
- the LOC108217698 gene encoding uncharacterized protein LOC108217698 codes for MGALAPVASWTSDDDLLLKNAIETGTSLESLGKGGVQFSRKFTFQELKDRWLFLTSHANVSVEASPDIAEFLDSPSALSPKPHILADKVEKSVQRKRLNESLPDCYNPMLKRVKSSIVENGDNPHLTDHGEANQDHINCVTSNCESVHQNMPNLETVNASTANATNVSISCNSIEAFEENSYFVAKEVVTPSGMLNLELNDVRWCKTEIPVKSDQMSISNAESDFSSSMFPQIPIWNTSQSIFETALPEGVQVEGQDRNAVNSADFSTDAMDRIPCHNKEILAPSTDEHVVGSSASCLDLSGLEEFLFTDIDGKDIDNIPDLDSFLSDFAWDVNVAKVEQSSLLGGGTSPGNFVKDEQHLICSSEAPFLPSISAAHPGLPTCFPDAHMLPSPPDANDPEQISCAPEAPLSPPVPAENSELPISCVPNAQILPSIPNVDHDLPGLCNGIVCCVLNTEDTEIPCNDDALIKPSSRPPSSSSRKNCQVRGPKTTNRAENMEKPSPPRDTIQSQILSDLGINLPFISRG; via the exons ATGGGAGCCCTCGCTCCGGTCGCTTCCTGGACTTCTGATGATGACCTGTTGCTCAAGAACGCTATCGAG ACTGGTACGTCCTTGGAATCACTTGGTAAAGGAGGTGTTCAGTTTTCTCGGAAATTCACCTTTCAAGAGCTAAAAGATCGATGGCTTTTCCTAACTTCTCATGCAAATGTTTCTGTCGAGGCATCTCCTGACATTGCGGAGTTTTTGGACTCACCTTCTGCTTTATCACCAAAACCACATATCTTGGCAGATAAAGTAGAAAAATCTGTACAACGTAAGAGGCTGAATGAAAGTCTGCCAGATTGTTACAATCctatgcttaaacgagtcaaaagtAGCATTGTTGAAAATGGAGACAACCCTCATTTGACAGACCATGGAGAAGCAAATCAAGATCATATTAATTGTGTGACATCTAATTGTGAATCTGTTCACCAGAACATGCCAAATCTTGAGACGGTTAATGCCTCTACTGCAAATGCTACTAATGTTTCTATATCCTGCAACTCCATCGAGGCATTTGAGGAGAATAGCTATTTTGTGGCCAAGGAAGTGGTCACACCAAGTGGCATGCTGAATTTAGAGCTAAATGATGTTCGCTGGTGTAAGACAGAAATCCCAGTTAAATCTGACCAGATGAGTATAAGTAATGCTGAAAGTGACTTTAGTTCATCCATGTTTCCCCAGATTCCAATTTGGAATACATCCCAAAGCATTTTTGAGACAGCTTTGCCTGAAGGAGTTCAAGTTGAAGGGCAAGATAGAAATGCAGTGAACTCTGCTGATTTTTCTACTGATGCCATGGATCGCATTCCATGTCATAACAAGGAGATTTTGGCTCCAAGCACTGATGAGCATGTTGTGGGATCATCTGCTTCTTGTCTGGACTTGAGTGGGTTGGAAGAATTTCTTTTCACAGATATCGACGGAAAGGACATAGATAATATTCCTGACTTGGACTCATTCTTGTCCGATTTTGCTTGGGACGTAAACGTTGCGAAGGTTGAACAGTCCAGTCTTCTTGGAGGTGGCACGTCTCCTGGGAATTTTGTCAAGGATGAGCAACATTTGATCTGCTCTTCAGAAGCCCCATTTTTACCATCTATTTCAGCTGCACATCCTGGGTTACCTACATGTTTTCCAGATGCCcatatgttgccatctccaccAGATGCAAATGATCCTGAACAGATATCTTGTGCTCCAGAAGCCCCATTGTCACCGCCTGTACCAGCCGAAAATTCTGAATTACCTATATCTTGCGTCCCAAATGCCCAGATCCTACCATCTATACCAAATGTAGATCATGATCTTCCTGGACTGTGCAATGGAATTGTTTGCTGTGTTCTAAACACTGAGGATACGGAAATTCCTTGCAATGATGATGCTCTTATCAAACCATCATCGCGGCCTCCCTCTAGTTCCTCAAGGAAAAATTGCCAAGTTAGAGGTCCAAAGACAACTAATAGAGCTGAAAACATGGAAAAACCAAGTCCACCTCGCGACACTATACAATCACAAATCTTATCCGACTTGGGGATAAACCTTCCATTCATTAGTCGGGGATGA
- the LOC108219439 gene encoding B-box zinc finger protein 21: protein MKIQCDVCNKEEAAVFCPADEAALCDACDHRVHHANKLAGKHQRFSLLQPSSKQFPICDICQEKRAFLFCQQDRAILCKDCDISIHKANEHTKNHSRFLLTGVKLSATSDIYPSPSSSSVTNKGDTVTSFKKSGNLITKSHPITSPLTDSKASKIANSQPIVNGDGPTSSISEYLEMLPGWHVEDFLDSSSAINGFSKTSDNDLLPFWDDDVDKNLKYFSSENTGIWVPQAPPPQQQPHFDHSSNMAFGSQICFKDPKDTTTNIRYSKRWIDDGGFTVPQISPSISSKRSRTLW, encoded by the exons ATGAAGATCCAGTGCGACGTCTGTAATAAAGAAGAAGCCGCCGTTTTCTGCCCTGCAGACGAGGCTGCCCTGTGTGATGCCTGTGACCACCGTGTCCATCATGCCAACAAACTCGCTGGAAAACACCAGCGGTTCTCTCTTCTTCAACCTTCTTCGAAACAATTCCCCATCTGTGACATTTGTCAG GAAAAGAGGGCTTTCTTGTTTTGTCAACAAGATAGAGCAATACTGTGCAAAGATTGTGATATCTCAATTCACAAAGCGAATGAGCATACTAAGAATCATAGCAGATTTCTACTTACCGGGGTCAAGCTTTCTGCAACATCTGACATTTATCCATCACCATCTTCTTCCTCAGTCACTAACAAGGGCGATACTGTTACTAGTTTTAAAAAGTCCGGAAACTTGATCACCAAATCCCATCCCATCACCTCTCCGTTGACTGATTCAAAAGCTAGCAAGATTGCTAATTCTCAACCCATCGTGAATGGAGATGGACCCACAAGCAGCATATCGGAGTACTTGGAGATGTTGCCAGGATGGCATGTTGAAGACTTTCTAGATTCTTCGTCAGCCATTAATGGTTTCTCTAAG ACCAGCGACAATGATTTGCTGCCCTTCTGGGATGATGATGTAGATAAAAACTTGAAGTATTTCTCATCCGAAAATACAGGGATTTGGGTCCCTCAAGCTCCACCaccacaacaacaacctcaTTTCGACCATTCTTCAAACATGGCCTTTGGTAGTCAGATCTGTTTCAAGGACCCAAAGGACACTACTACAAATATCAGATATAGCAAAAGATGGATAGACGACGGAGGCTTCACTGTACCTCAGATCAGTCCATCTATCTCCTCCAAAAGATCAAGAACTTTATGGTAG
- the LOC108219481 gene encoding uncharacterized protein LOC108219481 — protein sequence MGKKKFIDKKKSATYQLIARDTSDPNYNQGPSGDTVFVRIDENPCSFENFNEADSHDATPDSDSIFADAPDDCDDEDETGASRRQMQAPLMPNGTPALPDNIRKEIIELGFPDDGYNYLAHMREIKNTGAGSVYYENPKAKLDQMQNDVKAYDASRIEISKVNDEPYEKSIYSVASMTAGVRVQKVVDPEVAALLDDNDSRFGSDIEDLEEDFVISANLPEDETDAKLDKKQNFMDGPIESSEVKASDLQEKVTQSFVGKGKNIINDGSDKIDENPRVRRLLDEQFDMLELQEYGSDGSDEYGGFMDDEDEYHEPLAEKLNHSVKYPVKDELGLEDKYIAPSDLLHGDKTLNDAESHEGAAEVIQRCMEYAEKYENELTDEEVVVLEESSDESEIWDCETIVTTYSNLDNHPGKIEVPESRRKKKLAETFAGALNAPSNIISLKGKQNLPVEFLPGSRKSAKEKVKDDGNLKTEPDLYKRKQHGQESKEEKKERKAAVKEERREARRTKKELKGLFKGEAQHAQKVAAFTGPSSIHLM from the exons ATGGGCAAGAAGAAGTTTATCGACAAGAAAAAGTCAGCAACTTACCAATTGATAGCTCGTGACACGTCTGATCCTAATTACAATCAAGGACCATCGGGTGACACGGTTTTTGTTAGGATTGATGAGAATCCTTGTTCCTTTGAGAATTTCAATGAAGCTGATTCACATGATGCTACTCCTGATTCTGACTCAATTTTTGCTGATGCCCCGGACGAttgtgatgatgaagatgaaactGGAGCTTCCAGGAGGCAAATGCAGGCCCCATTGATGCCAAATGGAACACCAGCTTTACCAGATAATATAAGGAAGGAAATAATTGAATTGGGTTTTCCAGATGATGGATATAATTATTTGGCTCATATGAGGGAGATCAAGAATACTGGTGCAGGTTCAGTGTACTATGAGAACCCCAAGGCGAAGCTCGACCAGATGCAAAATGATGTGAAG GCATATGACGCCTCGAGAATTGAGATATCGAAAGTCAACGATGAACCCTATGAAAAATCTATCTATAGTGTTGCGTCAATGACTGCTGGCGTGAGGGTACAGAAGGTGGTTGATCCTGAAGTTGCTGCATTGCTGGATGACAATGATTCGCGATTTGGTTCTGATATTGAGGATTTGGAAGAGGATTTTGTTATCAGCGCTAATCTTCCTGAAGATGAAACTGATGCTAAACTTGATAAGAAGCAAAATTTTATGGATGGACCTATCGAAAGTTCTGAAGTAAAAGCTTCTGATTTACAAGAAAAGGTAACTCAGTCTTTTGTAGGAAAAGGCAAAAATATCATCAACGATGGCAGTGACAAGATTGATGAGAATCCGCGAGTTCGTCGACTTCTAGATGAGCAGTTTGATATG CTTGAACTTCAGGAGTATGGTTCAGATGGTTCAGATGAATATGGTGGGTTCATGGATGATGAAGACGAGTACCACGAACCCCTTGCGGAGAAGCTCAATCACTCTGTTAAGTACCCTGTGAAGGATGAGCTGGGACTTGAAGACAAATATATAGCTCCTTCAGATCTTTTGCATGGTGACAAGACACTAAATGATGCAGAGTCACACGAAGGTGCTGCTGAAGTGATTCAGAGGTGCATGGAATATGCTGAGAAGTATGAAAATGAGTTAACAGACGAAGAAGTGGTTGTTCTAGAAGAAAGCAGTGATGAGTCAGAAATTTGGGATTGTGAAACTATTGTTACGACATATTCGAATCTTGATAACCACCCTGGGAAAATTGAAGTTCCAGAATCAAGGAGAAAGAAGAAGTTGGCTGAAACTTTTGCTGGGGCTCTTAATGCCCCAAGCAATATAATCTCTCTCAAAGGAAAACAAAATCTTCCTGTTGAATTTTTGCCAGGCAGTAGAAAATCTGCTAAAGAAAAGGTAAAGGATGATGGTAATCTGAAAACTGAACCTGATCTTTATAAAAGGAAGCAACATGGTCAAGAGTCGAAAGAGGAAAAGAAAGAACGGAAG GCTGCTGTTAAGGAAGAACGGCGAGAAGCACGTCGGACAAAGAAGGAATTGAAGGGGCTATTTAAGGGTGAAGCTCAGCATGCTCAGAAAGTTGCTGCCTTTACTGGTCCATCTTCCATCCATCTCAT GTGA
- the LOC108219297 gene encoding protein ACCUMULATION AND REPLICATION OF CHLOROPLASTS 6, chloroplastic: protein MEALSHLSIHTSLFPPPPNPKRPTKLSAVNNTSTFSGSKWADRLISDFQFLPSNSDLLEHSTPSSVSYPPAPTAPQRNVSMPIDFYRVLGAETHFLGDGIKRAYQERLNQQPQFGFSDDALISRRQILDAAFQTLVNPRSKREYNQSLASDEYDTIVTQVPFNNVPGALCLLQESGETEVVLQVGESLLRERLPKSFKQDVVLAMALAYVDFSRSAMALSPPDFVRGCEFLERALKLLQEEGASSLAPDLQAQIDETLEEIKPRYVLELLALPLGDEYLSKRAEGLQGVRNILWAVGGGGATAVSGGFTREDFMNEAFLYMTVDEQVDLFVATPSNIPAQSFEVYGVALALVAQAFTGKKPHLIRDADNLFQQLQQTKVTALGNSISVYTDGQNCEIDFALERGLCSLLVGEVDECCSWLGLDSEHSPYRDPSIVTFVTENSTLDKEIDLLPGLCKLLETWLMEVVFPRFRETNNIVFKLRDYYDEPTVLKYLERLERVGGSPLAAAAAIARIGAEATAVLDSVKVSAIQALQKVFPLGPGQATVRRQGNGETVESEEYEGQRDPDDSSYIIGKTEEDKHDDLLEREMMTYIIKDASVKIMAAGVVIGFLTLAGMKFLPSRNRSIVSRMDKGSAMASDVTNAGFFINENLEAMPRMDVRLAEGLVRKWQNTKSQALGSNHCFENLSEVLDGQMLKIWADRAMEIANHGWSWDYSLSNLNIDSVTISLDGRRAIVEATLEESAQLTDAGHPENNDSYNTTYTTRYEMAYSSSGWKITEGAVLKS from the exons ATGGAAGCTCTAAGCCACCTGAGCATACATACATCTCTCTTCCCTCCTCCACCAAACCCTAAAAGACCCACCAAACTCTCCGCCGTCAATAACACCTCCACTTTCTCCGGCAGCAAATGGGCCGACCGTCTCATCTCAGACTTCCAGTTCCTCCCTTCCAATTCGGACCTTCTAGAACACTCCACTCCCTCTTCTGTTTCTTACCCACCTGCACCCACTGCTCCTCAACGCAATGTCTCTATGCCCATTGATTTTTACAGAGTGTTGGGTGCTGAAACGCACTTTTTGGGGGATGGGATTAAAAGGGCTTATCAGGAGAGGCTTAATCAGCAACCCCAGTTTGGGTTTAGTGATGATGCTCTGATTAGTAGGAGACAGATTCTTGATGCTGCTTTTCAGACTTTGGTTAATCCTAGGTCTAAAAGAGAGTATAATCAGAGTCTTGCCAGTGATGAATATGATACTATTGTTACTCAAGTTCCCTTTAATAAT GTTCCGGGGGCATTATGCTTGCTGCAAGAATCAGGAGAGACTGAAGTTGTTTTACAAGTTGGAGAGAGTTTATTAAGAGAGAGGCTGCCTAAATCTTTTAAGCAAGATGTGGTCTTGGCTATGGCACTTGCTTATGTTGACTTTTCCAGGAGTGCCATGGCCTTATCACCCCCAGATTTTGTACGAGGTTGTGAATTTCTTGAAAGGGCACTGAAATTGTTGCAG GAGGAAGGTGCAAGTAGTCTTGCACCAGATTTACAAGCACAGATTGATGAGACACTGGAGGAGATCAAACCACGTTATGTTTTGGAACTTTTAGCTTTGCCACTTGGTGACGAGTACTTGTCAAAGAGGGCAGAGGGTCTTCAAGGGGTGCGGAATATTCTTTGGGCTGTAGGAGGTGGTGGTGCAACTGCTGTTTCTGGGGGATTTACCCGAGAAGATTTTATGAATGAAGCATTCTTATACATGACTGTAGATGAGCAG GTTGATCTCTTTGTTGCTACACCAAGTAATATACCAGCTCAGAGCTTTGAAGTTTATGGAGTTGCACTAGCCCTTGTTGCTCAAGCCTTTACAGGTAAAAAACCTCATCTCATACGAGATGCTGATAACCTGTTTCAACAACTTCAGCAAACCAAAGTGACAGCTTTAGGGAACTCTATATCTGTATACACTGATGGACAAAATTGTGAAATTGACTTTGCATTGGAGAGAGGTCTCTGCTCACTTCTTGTGGGAGAAGTTGATGAGTGTTGCTCGTGGTTGGGATTAGACAGTGAGCACTCACCTTATAGAGACCCATCCATAGTTACCTTTGTGACCGAAAATTCTACACTGGACAAGGAAATTGATCTCCTTCCTGGACTTTGTAAGCTATTGGAAACTTGGTTGATGGAAGTGGTCTTTCCTAGATTCAGGGAAACCAATAATATTGTGTTCAAGCTTCGAGATTATTATGATGAACCTACCGTCCTTAAATATTTAGAGAGGCTGGAGAGAGTGGGTGGTTCACCGTTAGCTGCTGCAGCAGCCATAGCAAGAATTGGAGCTGAAGCTACTGCAGTGCTTGACAGTGTAAAGGTTAGTGCAATCCAAGCATTGCAGAAGGTTTTTCCTCTTGGTCCTGGGCAAGCAACTGTAAGACGACAAGGTAATGGGGAGACAGTTGAGTCGGAAGAGTATGAAGGTCAACGTGATCCAGATGATTCTTCTTATATAATCGGCAAGACAGAGGAAGATAAACATGATGATTTACTGGAACGGGAAATGATGACGTACATAATTAAAGATGCAAGTGTGAAGATCATGGCTGCTGGCGTAGTCATTGGATTTCTGACTTTGGCTGGCATGAAGTTTTTACCATCTAGGAACAGATCTATTGTTTCACGAATGGATAAAGGTTCAGCAATGGCTTCTGATGTCACCAATGCGG gtttttttataaatgaaaatttggaAGCCATGCCTAGAATGGATGTAAGATTAGCGGAAGGTCTAGTCCGCAAGTGGCAGAATACCAAGTCTCAGGCCCTTGGATCTAACCATTGCTTTGAAAATTTGTCTGAG GTTTTAGATGGCCAGATGCTAAAGATTTGGGCAGATCGTGCAATGGAAATTGCAAATCATGGTTGGTCCTGGGACTACTCTCTGTCAAACCTTAACATTGATAGCGTTACAATTTCATTGGACGGGCGACGTGCCATCGTAGAAGCCACTCTTGAAGAGTCAGCACAGCTAACTGATGCAGGCCATCCAGAAAACAATGACTCTTACAACACAACTTATACGACAAGGTACGAGATGGCCTATTCTTCATCTGGATGGAAAATAACAGAAGGAGCTGTCCTGAAATCATGA
- the LOC108216428 gene encoding pentatricopeptide repeat-containing protein At1g25360 yields the protein MRIALTSPTTLTLNILQTDTRAVANYYAAALHLCFHQIPTSYSLTRTVHAHMITSGFNPRGHILNRLIDIYCKSSNLFYALHLFDNIPQPDIIARTTLITAHSAAGNTKIAKEIFDGTPLSMRDRVCYNAMITAYSHSCDGNAAMELFREMRLLGFQPDNYTFTSVLSGLALIADRETHCQQLHCVVLKSGTGFVTSVVNALISVYVKCASSPLVVASSLMSSARRLFDEMPVKDELSWTTIITGYVKNDDLDGARQVFDGMDVKLVVAWNSIISGYVHKSFLHEALRMFREMHLLGIKQDEFTYTSAFSACSDGRFYRLGKQLHGYIIRTENCPSQEFLISVNNSLISFYSKCGMVDDAKKIFDKMEVRDLVSGNAVLSAYVNAGRINEARSIFSKMPERNLLTWTVMISGFSQNGFGEEGIKLFNQMRSNGLGPCDYAYAGAITSCSVIAALEHGRQLHAQLIQSGFDSSLSASNALITMYARCSVIEDASLVFHTMSCVDSVSWNAMIAALGQHGKGAQALELFNQMLKEEILPDRITFLTILSACSHAGLVREGRHYFDSMHDLYGITPGEDHYGRLIDLLCRAAMFSEAKDVIDMMPFEPGAPIWEALLSGCRLHGNVDLGAEAAERLLELTPHHDGTYVLLANMYATAGRWDEMAKVRKLMRDRGVKKEPGCSWIEVENSVHVFLVNDIEHPEVQGVYEYLKELLPKMKKLGYVPDTKFALHITESEQQESNLSTHSEKLAVVFGLLKLPVGATVRVFKNLRICGDCHNAFKFMSLVVGREIVVRDGKRFHHFKEGQCSCGNYW from the coding sequence ATGAGGATTGCTTTGACATCGCCCACAACACTAACCTTAAACATCCTCCAAACAGACACTCGTGCAGTTGCCAACTACTACGCCGCCGCTCTCCACCTATGTTTCCACCAAATCCCCACCTCGTACTCTCTCACTCGCACTGTCCACGCTCACATGATCACTTCCGGCTTCAACCCACGTGGCCACATTCTTAACCGCCTTATTGATATTTACTGTAAAtcttctaatttattttatgcCCTCCATCTGTTTGATAATATTCCCCAACCAGATATTATTGCGAGAACTACTTTAATCACTGCACATTCAGCTGCTGGGAATACCAAGATTGCGAAAGAGATTTTTGATGGAACCCCATTAAGTATGCGGGATAGAGTTTGTTATAATGCTATGATTACTGCGTATTCGCATAGCTGTGATGGAAATGCTGCTATGGAGTTGTTTCGTGAAATGAGGTTGTTGGGTTTTCAGCCTGATAATTACACTTTCACGAGTGTGTTGAGCGGTTTGGCGCTTATTGCGGATAGGGAAACGCATTGTCAGCAGCTACATTGTGTTGTTTTGAAGTCGGGGACGGGGTTTGTTACTTCTGTGGTGAATGCGCTTATTTCTGTTTATGTTAAGTGTGCGTCTTCGCCATTAGTGGTGGCATCGTCGTTGATGAGTTCTGCTAGGAGGTTGTTTGATGAGATGCCTGTTAAGGATGAGTTGTCGTGGACAACGATTATTACAGGGTATGTAAAGAATGATGATCTTGATGGTGCAAGACAGGTTTTTGATGGGATGGATGTAAAGTTGGTGGTAGCTTGGAACTCCATTATATCTGGTTATGTGCATAAAAGTTTTCTGCATGAGGCATTAAGAATGTTTAGGGAGATGCATTTGTTAGGAATTAAGCAAGATGAGTTTACATATACAAGTGCGTTTAGTGCTTGTTCTGATGGTCGATTTTACCGTCTTGGGAAGCAATTGCATGGCTACATTATAAGAACCGAAAATTGTCCTTCACAGGAATTTTTGATATCTGTTAATAATTCATTAATTTCATTCTATTCAAAGTGTGGTATGGTTGATGATGCTAAGAAGATTTTTGATAAGATGGAGGTGAGAGACCTTGTATCAGGGAATGCAGTTTTGTCAGCTTATGTTAATGCAGGGCGAATTAACGAAGCTAGATCCATCTTCAGTAAAATGCCTGAGAGAAACCTTTTGACATGGACTGTTATGATATCAGGTTTTTCACAAAATGGATTTGGTGAGGAAGGTATAAAACTATTCAACCAAATGAGGTCAAATGGCTTAGGACCATGTGACTATGCATATGCAGGAGCTATTACATCTTGTTCTGTGATAGCAGCATTGGAGCATGGACGTCAGCTCCATGCTCAACTTATCCAGTCTGGTTTTGATTCCAGTCTCTCAGCTTCAAATGCGCTAATTACCATGTATGCAAGGTGCAGTGTTATTGAGGATGCATCCCTTGTTTTTCATACCATGTCTTGTGTAGATTCAGTTTCTTGGAATGCTATGATTGCAGCTTTAGGACAGCATGGGAAGGGTGCTCAAGCACTGGAGCTTTTTAATCAGATGTTGAAGGAAGAAATTTTACCTGATCGCATAACCTTCCTCACTATTCTTTCAGCTTGCAGCCATGCAGGGCTTGTTAGAGAAGGAAGACACTATTTTGATTCAATGCACGACTTATATGGTATAACCCCCGGTGAAGATCATTATGGACGTCTAATTGATCTATTGTGCCGAGCTGCAATGTTTTCTGAAGCGAAAGATGTGATTGATATGATGCCTTTTGAGCCAGGTGCTCCAATTTGGGAGGCTCTTCTCTCTGGTTGCCGGCTTCATGGAAACGTTGATCTAGGGGCCGAAGCAGCAGAACGATTGTTGGAGCTGACTCCTCACCATGATGGAACTTATGTGCTTTTGGCAAACATGTATGCCACTGCAGGGAGGTGGGATGAGATGGCCAAGGTGCGAAAGTTGATGAGGGACAGAGGTGTGAAGAAGGAGCCTGGTTGCAGCTGGATTGAGGTGGAAAACAGTGTTCACGTGTTCTTGGTTAATGATATTGAGCACCCTGAGGTCCAAGGAGTGTACGAGTATTTGAAGGAGCTGCTTCCAAAGATGAAGAAATTAGGATATGTCCCGGATACTAAGTTTGCATTGCATATTACGGAGTCTGAACAGCAGGAGAGTAATTTATCCACACACAGTGAAAAGCTTGCAGTTGTGTTTGGGCTTCTGAAACTTCCCGTTGGAGCCACAGTTAGAGTATTTAAGAACCTGAGAATCTGTGGGGACTGCCACAACGCATTCAAGTTCATGTCATTGGTAGTTGGAAGAGAGATTGTTGTGAGGGATGGTAAGAGATTTCACCATTTTAAAGAGGGTCAGTGTTCTTGTGGTAATTACTGGTGA
- the LOC108216608 gene encoding SH3 domain-containing protein 2 translates to MEAIRKQASKLRDQVAKQQQAVLKQFTSGLGDSDSIVTSEFELQEPQKLEKLYISTRAGKHLQRDIIRGVEGYIVTGSKQLEIDSKLSESSRKYGSENTCTSSSTLSRAALNYSIARGQIEKERAELLKILGTQVAEPLRDMVAGAPLENARHLAQRYNKLRQETEAQAIEVSKRQAKLRETDGNPESISKLEAAERKLQELKSNMVILGKEASTAMSDVEGQQQKLTLQRLITMVEAEQNYHKKVSNILNQLEIEILSERKRVDDNHRAAANAKPSPSYDGLSGVLFHQRDARSADSMEYFFGEVVHPYQAESDVELTLSFGDYVVVRKVSNNGWAEGECQGKAGWFPFSCIERREQVLASKVAVVY, encoded by the exons ATGGAAGCAATAAGAAAGCAAGCCTCTAAACTCCGTGACCAAGTCGCCAAGCAGCAACAG GCTGTTCTCAAGCAGTTTACTTCTGGACTAGGTGATTCAGATAGTATTGTAACCAGTGAATTCGAATTACAAGAACCTCAAAAGCTTGAGAAGCTTTACATATCTACTCGCGCTGGAAAG CATTTGCAAAGAGACATTATCCGGGGCGTGGAAGGTTATATTGTTACTGGATCTAAGCAACTGGAAATAG ATagcaagttgtcagaaagcagCAGGAAATATGGTTCTGAAAATACATGTACCAGCAGCAGTACATTATCTAGAGCTGCATTGAATTATAGCATAGCTCGTGGTCAAATAGAAAAAGAACGTGCAGAGTTACTGAAAATTCTTGGTACACAG GTTGCAGAGCCATTAAGAGATATGGTAGCAGGAGCTCCTTTGGAGAATGCTCGGCATCTTGCTCAAAGATATAATAAGTTGAGACAGGAAACTGAAGCTCAG GCCATAGAAGTTTCCAAACGCCAAGCAAAATTAAGAGAAACAGATGGCAATCCTGAAAGTATATCAAAGCTAGAAGCTGCTGAAAGAAAGCTCCAAGAACTCAAATCAAATATGGTTATATTGGGTAAAGAAGCCTCTACAGCAATGTCTGATGTGGAAGGTCAACAACAGAAGTTGACACTCCAGAGACTTATAACTATG GTTGAGGCAGAACAGAATTATCACAAGAAAGTTTCAAATATACTTAACCAGCTAGAGATTGAG ATCTTATCTGAACGTAAAAGAGTTGATGATAATCATCGTGCAGCAGCTAATGCCAAACCTTCTCCATCCTACGATGGATTAAGTGGTGTCTTATTTCATCAAAGAGATGCTCGGTCAGCAGATAGCATGGAATACTTTTTTGGAGAG GTCGTTCATCCATACCAGGCTGAGTCTGATGTAGAATTGACTTTGTCATTCGGAGACTATGTGGTTGTTCGAAAG GTGTCAAACAATGGTTGGGCTGAAGGTGAATGCCAGGGAAAAGCAGGCTGGTTCCCGTTTAGTTGCATAGAGAGACGTGAGCAAGTTCTTGCAAGCAAGGTTGCTGTGGTGTATTAA